The DNA sequence CCTCTGCATTAAAAGTGAATCATCCACGATTAGGAGCTTGATTTGACCCATAGCAGGCAACAGCGTCAATTAAATCTGGGTCATGGGGCGGCTTGTTTTTCGGTTTGTATCTGGAATCCGGTTTTCTCGCCTATGCTGAGGCTTTCTTTTGAGGCGACGCGGAGGAGGTCGAGTAGTATGATGAGTTCCTTGTCATGCTTAGCCACGCCCAGAACCGTTTCGGATTTATCCATGATTAAGCTGTCGCTGTTGGCTTCGATGTCGCTTTTGGGCAACGTCAAAACCTCCATGACTGAATCCACCATGATGCCTACGGGATGTTTATCCTGCACAATAATCATGATGTTAGAGTTTCCGTTGCTGACTTCTAATCCGAAGCGTTTACGCAAATCGATGACGGGGATGACTTCGCCACGCATATTTGTTACTCCACGCACATAGGCGGGGGCGTAGGGAACCGGGGTTACGCCTTCAAAATTTTTGACTTCCCTCACTTGGCTTACGTTTACTCCGTAGAGGGTGCTGTCTAAAGTGAAGGTCAGCATCTGTATTTCGTCGCGGGAATTTCCTTTTCCATTCAGGGACAACTATACCACCAAACGCTATCTCATCTGCTGAAGTGGTTATAAGTTCTTATGAAAAGCCGCTAATGACTAAAAATATTTATCTTAAATCAAAAGGATGGGCTAAACGATGTAGCCTCTGCCGCAGGAGCTGACTACTTGGTGTTTAAGCCAATCCTCGCTCATCAAGCACCATTTCGCGTTGGCGCCCTCAATCTGCAGCACCATAATTAAGTCTAGTTTATCGAGTTTAGCGTACTCCATCAGTATATCGTAGGTGCCCTGATTGATTTCTATGTCGAGGTCTTCAAGACTGTTGTCTTGGGCGCGTTTGGTGTGGAAAATGGCTTTCAGCCGACCCTGATCCTGCAGCATTTGCACGTTGACGCTGTTAACGTAGTAAATCGAGTCTTTGTAGCTTAAAATTACGTTTCGAGCGTTCTCTGATTTAACTTCGCTGTGCTCCATTTTCTTTTCTCCCCTAACTGGAATAGGAGCGGCGGCATGAAATAAAGGTAATCTTCCTAGCGGAGGAATATGTCCAGAAACGCACAGCATAGACTGGTGCCCAAAAAGGGGTGGAGAAAGAAGGGGGTTAGTTGTTTCTGTGCCTGACGCATTGCGGTACATCTAAGACCAGAACCACTTGGCCGTCGCCCAGAATCGTGGCGCCGCTGACGCCTTTGATGCCGGAGAGCATCTTGCTTAGCGTCTTAACCAGTATATCCTGCTGACGCAGCACCGAATCAACCGCCAAAGCCACCTTGCTGTTTTCGTCGCCGAGGTAAATGATAAGCAACTCCAGTTCCTCCTCGTTTGCGTCGGGGAGATTTAGCAGCTGATGCAGATGCACTATGGGAACCACCTTGTCCCGCACCAGGATAGCGCTGCTTTTACCCAGCCGTTTGATGTCAGCCTTCTTCACCCGCACGATTTCGCTAACTTGGCTTGTGGGGATAGCGAAGGTTTCTGTGGTGTCCTTGACCAGAATAGCCTGGATAATCGCCAATGTAATCGGCAGCTTAATGGTGGTTCGGGTTCCGTACCCGATTTTGCTGTCAACATGCACCGTGCCGCCTAAAGCTGATATCTTTGTTTTCACAACATCCATACCTACACCTCTACCGCTTGTCTCAGTTAACTTCTTAGCAGTAGAAAACCCAGGTAGGAAAATCAGGTTAATCAGCTGTTCCTTGTTCATTTTGTCAAGTTCAGATTGAGTCGCGATGCCTTTTTTGAGTGCGGACTCCTTGATTTTCTGGGGGTCAATGCCTTCTCCGTCGTCGAAGACTTCGATGATGACGTGGTTGCCGTTGCGCTGGGCTGAGAGCACGATGCGTCCAGTCTCGTTTTTGCCATGGGCACATCTCTCCCGGGGTTCTTCTAT is a window from the Candidatus Bathyarchaeota archaeon genome containing:
- a CDS encoding chemotaxis protein CheW — its product is MSLNGKGNSRDEIQMLTFTLDSTLYGVNVSQVREVKNFEGVTPVPYAPAYVRGVTNMRGEVIPVIDLRKRFGLEVSNGNSNIMIIVQDKHPVGIMVDSVMEVLTLPKSDIEANSDSLIMDKSETVLGVAKHDKELIILLDLLRVASKESLSIGEKTGFQIQTEKQAAP